One genomic window of Polyangium aurulentum includes the following:
- a CDS encoding protease complex subunit PrcB family protein has protein sequence MGQFFTARWLGCMAMALASLGGAGCVDVAAEEPITDASPLVPASDERSIPFQELDVRASRRTPDERKQVITSVEDYRSLVGGAPPPEVDFRRHWVVYYGAGVRPTGGYHARIAGIERSGSGRILTITTQLVEPGPGCIVTQALTYPYVLARVPRQEGVRRILFEREDEVLTCGRMTDDLESP, from the coding sequence ATGGGGCAGTTTTTCACGGCGAGATGGCTCGGCTGCATGGCCATGGCGCTCGCGTCCCTCGGCGGGGCGGGGTGCGTCGACGTCGCGGCCGAGGAGCCGATCACGGATGCCTCTCCGCTCGTTCCCGCTTCGGACGAGAGAAGCATTCCATTCCAGGAACTCGATGTGCGCGCGTCGCGCCGCACGCCAGACGAGCGGAAACAGGTGATCACCTCCGTGGAGGACTACCGCTCGCTCGTGGGCGGCGCCCCGCCCCCCGAGGTCGATTTTCGCCGGCATTGGGTCGTCTATTACGGGGCCGGCGTGCGCCCGACGGGCGGCTACCACGCGCGCATCGCGGGGATCGAGCGCTCGGGGAGCGGCCGGATTCTCACGATCACCACCCAGCTCGTCGAGCCCGGGCCGGGCTGCATCGTGACACAGGCGCTCACCTATCCTTATGTGCTCGCTCGTGTGCCGCGCCAGGAAGGCGTGCGCCGCATCCTCTTCGAGCGCGAGGACGAGGTGCTCACATGCGGCCGAATGACGGACGATCTCGAGAGCCCGTAG
- a CDS encoding TIGR02757 family protein, with amino-acid sequence MKRARRAPDEALRRALDDVRARCDVAARREADPVHFVHRYATLEDREIVALIASALAFGNVKALCAKIEDALGRLGPRVASMADDPEEVRKRLSGWKHRVYRDRDLASLVVGARRVQRAHRSLGAALEAKLARASDLREALSAWAAEIREEGEFGEATGSQEPPGRGAEHILPDPGKGSAVKRLMLFLRWMARPADGVDLGLWSLSPSRLLVPVDTHIHKLSMNLGLTERKAVSWKAAEEITASLRRLDPDDPVKYDFSLCHLGMLQGCPSRRDPVKCEGCGVKPVCRYWQAGRSGRGGA; translated from the coding sequence GTGAAGAGGGCACGGAGAGCCCCGGACGAGGCGTTGCGGCGAGCGCTCGACGACGTGCGGGCGCGCTGTGACGTGGCGGCGCGCAGAGAGGCCGATCCGGTGCATTTCGTGCACCGTTACGCGACGCTGGAGGACCGGGAAATCGTGGCCCTCATCGCGTCGGCGCTTGCGTTCGGCAATGTGAAGGCGCTGTGCGCGAAGATCGAGGATGCGCTCGGCCGTCTCGGGCCGCGCGTGGCCTCCATGGCGGACGATCCAGAGGAGGTCCGCAAGCGGCTTTCGGGCTGGAAGCACCGGGTTTACCGGGATCGGGATCTCGCGTCGCTCGTGGTGGGGGCGCGGCGGGTGCAGCGCGCGCACCGCTCGCTCGGCGCGGCGCTCGAGGCGAAGCTGGCCCGCGCGTCCGACCTGCGCGAGGCGCTCTCGGCCTGGGCCGCGGAGATCCGCGAAGAGGGCGAGTTTGGCGAGGCAACCGGGAGCCAGGAGCCCCCGGGGCGCGGCGCCGAGCACATCCTGCCGGATCCGGGCAAGGGCAGCGCGGTGAAGCGGCTGATGCTGTTTCTGCGCTGGATGGCGCGACCGGCCGACGGCGTCGATCTGGGCCTGTGGAGCCTCTCGCCGTCGCGGCTGCTCGTGCCGGTGGATACGCACATCCACAAGCTATCGATGAACCTCGGGCTGACGGAGCGCAAGGCCGTATCGTGGAAGGCGGCCGAGGAGATCACGGCGTCGCTCCGGCGGCTCGACCCCGATGATCCGGTGAAATACGATTTCTCGCTGTGCCACCTCGGGATGCTGCAAGGCTGCCCGTCGCGGCGCGATCCGGTCAAATGCGAGGGATGCGGGGTGAAGCCGGTTTGCCGTTACTGGCAAGCGGGGCGGAGCGGGCGCGGCGGGGCTTGA